From a single Nostoc sp. MS1 genomic region:
- a CDS encoding aliphatic sulfonate ABC transporter substrate-binding protein, with amino-acid sequence MSMKQLNRWLSNSQKGSGKTIAYLLIAQSCLSLLLSGCNPTTTNAANNIKPVSDQSQTTALQKPTVVKISYIKGSLSAIVKDRGTLERELAPKNIKIEWVGTFPSFAPVLETINARSSDLGAGGDIAGLSALSGGINACIIAYRPANKNSEGIVVHADSPIRTFDDLVGKKVIVNRGGISEHLLLKLLEKKKISKEQVKRVYMKPDEALAAWASRHVDAWAVWDPWVATAELKYKARQIPLPDTVPHYSLYMVHKDALKEKSAAIREVIAVLSREAEWLNQNPQEAQKLYQKVTELPSDVVNQTFKRRPVDGVLPLDEKVINDLQDAANWIQEQGIVEKKVNVRSSLCPQS; translated from the coding sequence ATGAGTATGAAGCAATTAAACCGTTGGCTATCTAATAGCCAGAAAGGTTCAGGAAAGACTATAGCCTATTTATTAATCGCCCAATCTTGCCTGAGTTTATTACTATCTGGCTGTAACCCAACTACTACAAACGCTGCTAATAATATCAAACCTGTAAGTGACCAGAGTCAAACTACTGCATTACAAAAACCGACAGTAGTGAAAATTAGCTATATCAAAGGTAGCTTATCAGCAATTGTTAAAGACCGGGGGACTTTAGAACGGGAACTTGCCCCCAAAAATATCAAGATTGAGTGGGTAGGAACCTTCCCCTCCTTTGCACCAGTTCTAGAAACTATTAATGCCAGAAGTTCAGATTTGGGTGCAGGTGGTGATATTGCTGGTTTATCCGCCTTATCTGGTGGGATTAATGCCTGCATTATTGCCTATCGTCCAGCTAATAAAAACTCAGAAGGTATTGTTGTTCATGCAGATTCCCCCATTCGTACTTTTGATGACCTCGTTGGCAAAAAAGTTATTGTCAATCGTGGTGGGATTAGTGAACATTTACTATTAAAGCTTTTAGAAAAGAAAAAGATATCCAAAGAGCAAGTCAAACGTGTTTACATGAAGCCGGATGAAGCACTAGCAGCTTGGGCTTCACGTCACGTTGATGCTTGGGCTGTGTGGGACCCTTGGGTAGCTACAGCCGAACTGAAATACAAAGCTAGACAAATTCCCTTACCTGATACTGTCCCACACTACTCGTTGTACATGGTGCATAAAGACGCATTAAAAGAAAAATCAGCAGCAATTAGAGAGGTCATTGCTGTTCTCTCTAGAGAGGCGGAATGGTTGAATCAAAATCCCCAAGAGGCTCAAAAACTCTACCAAAAAGTGACAGAACTACCGTCAGACGTTGTTAACCAAACATTCAAACGTCGCCCTGTGGATGGCGTGTTGCCATTAGATGAAAAAGTAATTAACGATTTGCAAGATGCAGCTAATTGGATACAAGAACAGGGAATTGTAGAGAAAAAGGTAAATGTGCGTAGTTCACTCTGCCCTCAATCTTAG
- a CDS encoding IS630 family transposase (programmed frameshift), producing the protein MGSRLRVFLTPKQDKILFNLRTADVPQKVKDRAEVIRLSAHGWYVEKIADHFDWTAQTVREVLHRWEKQGLEGLWEKAGRGGKSRWAEADMAFLEKCLEQEPRTYNSVQLAQKLEQERSVKLSPDWLRQVLKKGVIWKRTRKSHKGKQDKVLQQIKQADLEMLELSAAAGEIDLKYMDESGFCAWSEPSYSYYFRGQQKRLEQSKRRGRRLSIIGFLQPLISFVYGLVIGGVSRKSYIQMMELEALEAQKAGRIRVIVQDNGPIHRCKEVQQLWTKWEEMGLYIFFLPKYCSEMNPIELEWQHLKKNELASQSFEDELDLAYAVIDGVQNRGEKGNYSTQRVKFNSYSSA; encoded by the exons ATGGGCAGCCGTTTAAGGGTATTTCTGACTCCTAAGCAAGATAAAATTTTGTTCAACCTGAGAACGGCAGATGTACCCCAGAAAGTGAAAGACCGAGCCGAAGTGATCAGATTAAGCGCACATGGTTGGTACGTAGAGAAGATAGCAGATCACTTTGACTGGACTGCCCAAACAGTAAGAGAAGTTTTGCATAGATGGGAAAAACAAGGTCTAGAAGGACTGTGGGAGAAAGCAGGGCGGGGAGGAAAATCAAGGTGGGCAGAAGCTGACATGGCGTTCTTAGAAAAATGCTTGGAGCAAGAACCACGTACATATAATAGTGTTCAATTAGCCCAAAAATTAGAGCAAGAACGCTCCGTGAAATTGAGTCCTGACTGGTTAAGGCAGGTACTC AAAAAGGGGGTCATTTGGAAGCGAACTAGAAAAAGCCACAAAGGAAAGCAAGACAAAGTATTGCAGCAAATCAAACAGGCAGACTTAGAGATGTTGGAATTATCTGCTGCTGCTGGAGAAATCGATTTAAAGTATATGGATGAATCAGGGTTTTGTGCCTGGAGTGAACCCAGTTACAGTTACTACTTCCGAGGTCAGCAAAAACGCCTGGAGCAGAGTAAGCGTCGGGGTCGAAGGTTAAGTATTATTGGGTTTCTTCAACCCCTAATTAGTTTTGTGTACGGTCTAGTGATTGGTGGCGTTTCACGCAAATCCTATATTCAAATGATGGAGCTTGAAGCACTTGAAGCCCAAAAAGCAGGTCGTATCAGAGTCATCGTTCAGGACAACGGCCCGATACATCGGTGCAAAGAAGTTCAGCAATTATGGACAAAGTGGGAAGAGATGGGTTTGTACATCTTCTTTTTACCTAAATATTGCTCAGAGATGAATCCAATTGAATTGGAGTGGCAACACCTGAAAAAAAATGAACTAGCTTCTCAAAGTTTTGAGGATGAATTAGACCTTGCCTATGCTGTCATTGATGGAGTTCAAAATAGAGGAGAAAAGGGAAACTACAGTACGCAACGTGTAAAATTTAACTCTTATTCTTCTGCTTAA
- a CDS encoding beta-lactamase hydrolase domain-containing protein, giving the protein MFSTTYLQQAANDGFKSVLNLRFPDEAGFLTDEQQQAKAAGLEYANIPVKPSEANPELTQKAIQEIDNLPKPILVHCAGGARAGGITLIAEAINQGFTYEQIVQKAQEIGLNLEQPHLKQFLLDKYPLK; this is encoded by the coding sequence ATTTTCTCCACGACTTACTTACAACAAGCTGCAAACGATGGTTTTAAATCAGTTTTAAATTTACGCTTTCCTGATGAAGCAGGTTTTTTAACTGATGAACAACAGCAAGCTAAAGCAGCAGGATTGGAATATGCCAATATTCCTGTCAAGCCTTCAGAGGCGAATCCAGAACTTACACAAAAAGCTATTCAAGAAATTGATAATTTACCTAAGCCAATTTTAGTTCATTGTGCTGGTGGAGCTAGGGCTGGTGGTATTACTTTAATTGCTGAGGCTATTAATCAAGGATTCACTTATGAGCAAATTGTACAAAAAGCTCAAGAAATAGGACTGAATTTAGAACAACCACACCTCAAGCAATTTTTACTGGATAAATACCCTCTGAAATAA